The genomic DNA TTATGTCGTACCCTGGGCTATCTTCCTGGCGGTGGTAGCGGAGCTGTTCTTCGGTGTTCGACGCTGGATTAGCGCAGGCAAATCCGGTCCGCTCTAGCCTAATAGCGTCACATGCTGCTCGCTGCCGACAGCCCCCAATCGGCAGGGTAGCCACACCGCCCCGGATGACTTACGATAAGCTCATGCACACACTGGATGCCGCTATGGAAGTCCCTTATTTTCGCAAGACGTTGCTGGTCGAGGACCAGGGACTGACGCGCCAGGCCATGAAGACGCTGCTGGTGCAGTGCGATCCGCGCCTGGAAATCGACGAGGCGCGCGATTTCGACAGCGCCACCGCGCTGCTGGCGGCGCGGCAGTACGACCTGATGTTCCTCGATTACCAGCTGGGAGCCGGCAATTCCGGACTCGACGTGCTGCGCTGGATCGCCGAGCACGAGATTCCCGTGCAGGTCGTCATGCTGTCCGGGCAGGATGACCGGGATACCGTGATGGAATGCATCCGCGCCGGCGCCAGCGGTTTTATCTCGAAGGCCAGCGAGGACGGTGACGCGACGTTTCGCGCTGCGCTGAACACGATCCTGGCAGGTCAGATCTACTTGCCCAACTCCGCGCTGGGCAAGGGCGGCTTCAGTCCGCAGGCGCCGAAGCGCTCCACGTTCGGCGGCGTCGCGCTGTCGCCGCGCCTGACGGA from Pseudoduganella armeniaca includes the following:
- a CDS encoding response regulator — translated: MHTLDAAMEVPYFRKTLLVEDQGLTRQAMKTLLVQCDPRLEIDEARDFDSATALLAARQYDLMFLDYQLGAGNSGLDVLRWIAEHEIPVQVVMLSGQDDRDTVMECIRAGASGFISKASEDGDATFRAALNTILAGQIYLPNSALGKGGFSPQAPKRSTFGGVALSPRLTETLGYICQGLSNKAIARKMGVSDNTIKEYSGDLLEKFGVRRRTELIVEMARRGLVIPRN